The genomic region CTGTCGCTGCTGTTTGCCCCCAACCGAGGCGTGCTGGCTGCGGTGCTGCGGCATCTGCGGTTCCAGCGCCGGGTTCACCTGCGCCAGGGTCTGCTGGCACTGGCTCAGGGGCAACCGATCTATGAAAAACTGACCCTGCGGCTGCTGCGCCGGGGCGGGCTGGTGCGCGCCGATGGGGTCGCCACCAGCATCGGCAAGGCCCGCGCCGCCAAGGCGCTGCGCGACGAGCGGCGCTGGGCGGTGGTACGCAGTGATCATGCGCACGAGGCGGCGGCGGCACTGTATGATGGCTTGCGCCAGATCGAATCTGTGCTGACTCAGGATCAAATTACCGAAATCGATCGCCAAATTGGCGGCCCCAAGGAGGTTCTGGCATGAGCGGTGAAGAGTTTGTCCCCCTGTCGCTGACACCGCTGTTGATTGGCATCTTTGCCGCCGTAGCCTGTGCGCTGCCGGGGAATTTCCTACTGCTGCGCAAACAAGCGCTGATCGGTGATGCCATCAGCCATGTGGTGCTGCCGGGCATCGTGGTGGCCTTTCTGCTGACCGGAGCCATCTCGGCGGCGCCGATGATGCTGGGTGCCGCTGGCGCGGCGGTGGTGGCGGTGGTGCTGATTGAGGCGATCCGTCGTCTGGGCCGGATTGAACCCGGTGCTGCGATGGGGGTGGTGTTCACCACCATGTTTGCCGGCGGTGTGTTGCTGCTGGAGCAAACAGATACCTCGTCGGTGCATCTGGATGTGGAACACGCGCTATATGGCAATCTGGAAAGCCTGATCTGGCTGGATGCCACTGGCTGGTCGTCGCTGCTGGACCCGGTGGCGCTGGCCTATCTGCCGGTGGAACTGTCGCGCATGGCGCTGACGCTGCTGGCGGTGTCGCTGTTCATTGCCGTGTTCTGGCGGGTGCTGAAAATCTCCACTTTTGACGAAGGCTTTGCCCGCACCCTGGGCATTCGCACCAATCTGCTGGGACTGGCGCTGGTGATCACCGCAGCGGTGGCGGCAGTGGCGGCCTTTGATGCGGTGGGCTCGATCATTGTCATTGCCATGTTCATCTGTCCACCGGCAGCGGCGCGGATGATGTCGAACCAACTGGAAGGCCAAGTGGCCTGGAGTGTTGGCTTTGCGGTGTCGTCTGCGGTGCTGGGCTATGTGCTGGCCGGCTATGGCCCGCTGTGGCTGGGAGCGCAGGATGCGATCAGCGCGGCGGGGATGATTGCCACCGTTTCGGGGCTGATGCTGGCGATAACCGCCCGGTTTGGCCCCTGCCGCAACCGCAGTGGCGCGCCAGTGGGCGTGTAGCCGATTGCCTCACCGAGCCCATCGGTGAGGCGAATTTTGCTGCTGCAATTCGGCTGGTAGAATCCCGCCGCTCTGCTAAATTTGACACTATGAGCATCCCCGACCCCCAGATCAGTGACCCCGCGCGCCCCGTCATCCGCCAGCTGGATGACGCCGCCATCAACCGGATTGCGGCGGGTGAGGTGGTGGAACGGCCGGCCTCGGCGGTCAAGGAGCTGGTGGAGAACGCCATCGACGCCGGTGCCACCCGCATTGGCATTGATATTGCCGATGGCGGCAAAACCCTGATCCGGGTCACCGATGATGGCTACGGCATGTCCCCCGAGGATCTGCCGCTGGCACTGTCGCGCCATGCCACCTCAAAAATCGACGGCTCGGACCTGCTGAACATCCATACCTTTGGCTTTCGCGGCGAGGCGCTGCCCAGTCTGGGCGCGGTGGCGCGGCTGAGCATCACCAGCCGGGCCAAAGGCCATGCGGCGGCCACCATCCGGGTGGCGGGTGGCGCACTGGAGCCGGTGCGTCCGGCGGCGCTGCGATCGGGCACTGTGGTGGAGCTGTCAGACCTGTTTTATGCCACCCCGGCGCGGCTGAAGTTCATGCGCAGCGACCGCGCCGAATCGCAGGCGATCTCGGATGTGGTGAAACGGTTGGCGATGGCGGAGCCGTCGATTGGCTTTACCCTGCGCGATGTCTCGGGCGGCGGTCAGGGGCGGGTGACGTTCCGGGCGGACCCGCTGAGCGGTGATCTGTTTGACGCGCTGCACGGAAGGCTGGCCTCAGTCCTGGGCCGGGAGTTTGCCGAGAACGCGCTGAAGATCGACGCCACTCGCGACGGTATCCGGTTATTTGGCTATGCGGCACTGCCAACCTATTCGCGCGGTGCGGCGGTGGCGCAGTTCCTGTTCGTCAACAGCCGGCCGGTGAAAGACAAGATGCTGCAGGGGGCGCTGCGCGGCGCCTATTTTGATTTCCTCAGCCGCGACCGCCACCCGGCGGCGGCGCTGTTCCTTGACTGTGACCCCGAGCTGGTCGACGTCAACGTACACCCGGCCAAATCCGAGGTGCGGTTTCGCGATCCCGGCATTGCCCGTGGTTTGATCGTCTCCGCCCTGCGCCACGCGCTGGCCGAGGCCGGGCACCGGGCCTCAACCACCGTTGGCGGCGCCACTCTGGGAGCGCTGCGGCCGGAGCCGCCCAGTGCCAGCGGCGCCCCGCGGATCTATCAGATGGATCGCCCGTCAATGGCGGCGCGCGGTGCGTCATATGCCGGTCAGCGGCCGGCGGATATGCCGCCCAGCATGGGGTTCGCCGAGCTGTCCGAGAGCTATAGCGGCCAGCTGATCGATGCCCCGGGGCCAGCGTCACCTGCGGGTGAGGACAGTGCGCCCGGGGCCGAACATTTGCCACTGGGTGCGGCGCGCGGCCAGGTGCATGAAAACTATATCATCGCCCAGACCGCCGACGGTATGGTGATTGTTGACCAACACGCCGCGCATGAACGGCTGGTCTATGAAAAACTGAAACGCCAGATGGCGGAAAACGGTGTTGCCGCGCAGGCACTGCTGATCCCCGAGATTGTCGAGTTGAGCGAGAATGACTGTGCAAGGCTGCTGGAGGTGGCGCCGGAGCTGGCGAAATTTGGCCTTGGCATCGAGTCCTTTGGCGGCAGTGCCGTGGCAGTGCGCGAAACCCCGGCCATTCTGGGCGAGGTCAATGCCAGCGCGATGATCCGCGATATTCTCGACGAGCTGGACGATCAGGGCAGCAGTCAATTGGTGCAGGCCAAGGTCGAGGCGATCCTGAGCCGGGTGGCCTGTCATGGCTCGATCCGGTCGGGTCGGCGGATGCGCGGCGAAGAGATGAATGCCCTGTTGCGCGAAATGGAGGCCACGCCGCATTCCGGCCAGTGCAACCATGGCCGCCCGACATATGTTGAATTGAAACTGGCCGATATTGAACGGCTGTTTGGCCGCACTTAAGCGCCAGAGCACAGAACAGGGAGCCTCCCCGTGCAGATAGATCCTACCTGGTGGCCGCTGGCCGCACTGGCCTTTGCTGTGGCCGCCGTGATGTTTGCGGTGCTCTGGCTGATGACGCGCAAGCACCTCCCTGTGGTTGACGCGCTTCGGCACGAGAATATCGAGCTGCGACAGGCCTGTGCCTCGATGCAGACTGAGGTGGCGCGGCTGCCGGAATTGAGCGGAGAGCTGGCCGCCCTGCGTCAGCTGCGGGACGGCGAGTTGGCGGCGCGGCACCAGGCCGAGGCCGAGGTGCGGGCGCTGAAGGGCGAGCACGAGGCACGGCTGGAAGAGCTGCGGCGGATGAACCAGCAGCTGGAGCATAAATTCGCGGCGATGGCCTCGGGGGTGCTGAAGCAGAACTCGGAGAACTTCCTGACCCTGGTCAGCGAGCGGTTCAAGACCCATTCGCAGACGGCGGATGCGGATCTGGCCAAGCGCCACGCAGCGATTGAGGGGCTGGTCAAGCCGCTGGACGAGAAGCTGGGCCAGTTTGGTGACCGGATCAAGGAAATCGAACAGGCCCGCACCGAGGCCTACGGTGCCATTCGCGAGCAGGTAAAGGCCCTGACCGAAGGGCAGGCGGCGCTGGGCGGCGAGACCCGCAAGCTGGTGCAGGCGCTGCGCGCCCCCAAGACGCGCGGCCGCTGGGGGGAGATGCAGTTGCGGCAGGTGTTCGACATGGCAGGCATGTCCGAGCATGTGGATTATGACCTGGAGAAATCTCTGGGCACCGACGATGGGCTGCGCCGCCCGGATGCGATTGTGCGCATTCCTGGTGGCAAAAGCATCGTGGTGGACGCCAAGACGCCGCTGGATGGCTATCTGGATGCGCTGGAGGCAGAGACCCCGGAGCAGCAGCAGGAATGCCTGCTGCGCCATGCCCGGCATGTGCGCACCCATGTGAAACAGCTGGCCTCAAAGGCCTATCAAAGTGCGCTGGGCGAGACCCCGGATTTTGTGGTGATGTTCATCCCCGGCGAGACCTTTGTGTCGGCGGCGGCTGAGGTGGATCCCGGGCTGATCGAATATGCGTTTGAGCACAAGGTGCTGATTGCCACGCCGACAACCCTGATGGCGCTGGTGAAATCCATCGCCTATGGCTGGCAGCAGGAAAAGATGGCCGAGAATGCACTGCAGGTGCAGGAAACCGCCAAGGAGCTGTACCAACGTCTGGTGACGTTCTCTGCCAATCTGGCCTCGGTGGGCCGGGCGCTGTCCTCGTCGGTCAGCAGCTACAACAAGGCGGTGGGCTCGCTGGAGGCACGGGTGCTGCCCTCGGCCCGCAAGTTTGAGGCGATGGGGGTGGTTGCGAAGGGATCCGAACTGGCCACTCCGGCCCAGGTGGAAAGTGATACGCGGCGGGTGACGGACCTGCTGGGGAGCGAATAAAACCCGCCCAGTGCGGCGGAAATCAGGCCGTTCACCGTGTCAGCTATTGCAGGGATCTCCAAACAGTCACGCCACAAGGATCAGCAGAATAATGAGCATACTGGCACGGGATAATAGCTTGCTGAAGCAGGCTGAAGTGGAAGCAGAGCAAGTTGTTTCCTTGCTGCGGATTGCCGTTGCTCTGGGGCTGATTGGAATGTTCATTCTGGCGGTCGGCGGCAGCGAGGTGGCCCCCGAACAATATTTGCGGCGGCGATGGTTGTTTGGCCTGGTCACTATAATTTCATATCTATTGGTCGGGGTGATCTCGCTGTGGATGGCGCGTAGCGGACGCATTCGCAGCTGGATGGTCTGGCCGCTGGTCACTCTGGACTGCCTGTTCATGCTGGCCAACACTTGGGCCGGGTTGGAAAACACCGGTCTGCCGGGTGAGTTGACGTTTATTCTACCGCCGACCTGGCTGGTGCCGGCTATTTTTGGCTTTACGGTGCTGCGGTTCAACCCGTTCTTGCAGGCCTATTGTGTTGCGGTGATTGCGGCGGGACTGGCGGCGTTATCGCTGTGGCAACCGCAGGAGGTGACGCCATTTGTGGTTGAGCGGGCGCGGGATTTGCTTTCGGGGCCGCCCAATGTCATTCGCATAACCATGATTGTCCTTGGTGGGCTGGTGCTGGTGGTGGCCGCCTGGCGGATGCGGCGCCTGTTGCACCGCTCCATCACCGAGGCGCAGCAAAAGGCCAATTTGACCCGCTATTTGCCAGCCCAGCTGACGGCGCGGCTGGCGGAGAGCGGACTGGAAGAGCTGCGCCGCGGCAACCGTCAGGACATGGCGGTGCTGTTTATCGACATTCGGGGATTTACCCGCTGGTCGCAGGGCCGGGATCCACATCAGGTTGGCAGCTACATCACCGATTTTCGCAGCCGGGTGCAGGGATGTACCGATACCCATGGCGGCATGATCGACAAATTCATCGGCGATGCGGCCATGGTGTTGTTTGAAGGCGATAACGCGGCGGTTCGGGCAGTGGACTGCGCCACGGGCCTGGCCGCGAGCATAGCGGAGTGGTCTGACGCCCGGCTGGCCGCCGGGGACGAGGCGGTTTTTGTGGGTATTGGTCTGCACTGGGGCGAGGTCTTCTCGGGGGTGGTCGGTGATCCGCAGCGGCTGGAATACACGGTGTTTGGCGACACTGTGAATATTGCGGCGCGGCTGGAGCAGCTGACCAAGCAGGAGCAGCAAGGCATCATCGTCTCGGCTGCGGTGTTGCAGGCCGCATCGGTGGCGCCCGCGTCGCAAGGGTGGAACCCGCTGCCAGCTGCGGAGCTACGCGGGCGTAGCGGCGGCATCGAAATCTTTGGTCGTCGCTAAGAGAACGTCGCGTTTGAGTTGTTTCAGATCAAAGATATACTTGATGGCGGCGCTATCTGTTATGCTGAGGTCAGGCAGATGGAAAGGAGCCAAGCCATGTTGGAAATTTCTACCCGCAAAATTGCGCAGGTGGCGATGATGGGGCGGGAGCTACACCGTTCTGAGGGCGAGTTGCGCGCCTTTATTGATCGACTGAACGAAGATGAGCAGGCCGAGTTGGTGGCAATCATGTGGATTGGTCGTGAGAGCTTTTTTGTCGAGGATCTGGCCGAGGCGATCATGACCGCAAAGCGGGATGCCTCTACCCCATGTGCCGATTATCTGTTGGGGACGCCGCATCTGTCGGATCATCTGGAGAACGGCTTGGATGCCCTGGGCATCTCCGCCCAAGCCGTAGAGGATGATCTTATGTAGTTATCGCCGTCTTGGAAAAGGCTCCGGGGGAGCCTTTCAGGTGAGAACGGGCGGAGCCCAAAGATCGCCGTTCAGGAAAGGCTCTGGGAGAGCATTTCAGGCCCTGACGGGCGGAGCCCAAAGATGTTGGCTACCGAGTGATCCCGGGCGGCGCAGAGTGCTACAAAGCGGTGTCCCTCGATGCCTCCGGCAAACCCGGGTTGCGGTGTTGAGGGGCCGGCCCCTCAAACTCCCCGGGATATTTTCAGCCAGATGAATAAAGGGGCGAGCTGTGCCAGGGGCCCGCGTTTGGCAGGCCCCTGGATTGGCGTCAGGCCAATTGATCCGTTAGCGCCAGGTGCTGAGCCAGCTTGTCGATTTCCGACATCCAGTTGGCAACCAGTTTGGGATCACTGGGGGCGGCGTGCACGCCAGCGGTGATCTGGCCGGTCATTGCGGCTTCGATTGCCAGTGACACCGGCACCGAGACCAGACGCGCCATGGCGGTGCCATTCTCGTCGCCCCAGGCATCCATGACATAAGACTTGTGCCAGACCTCGGCGCCGTCTTTTTCGGCCTTCAGGTCAACGCAGAGAACCACCCGGTCGGGTTCGCCTTCGTCATAGGAGTGGTCCTGCCAGAACTGGTCGGACATGTCCTTGAGCCTTGCGTCGCCCTCGGGGCCGGACAGGGTTTCGACCTCTTTGAACACGCCGTCCCAGGCCTGTGTCCAGCCGTTGAGGCGCAGGGTGCCGCGGACGAAGTTTTTGACCGACCAGTCATCGCCAAATTCATATTGCTGCATGAACGGCAGTGAATCGCGGTTGGGGTAGACCTCGAAGCTTTCCGGCGTCGGCAGCGGCGCGGTATAGCTGGAGATCGCGTCCCAGGGGCGGGCAGTGTCCAGGGTTTTGTGGTCGCGGATCGAGCGCGACGGTGAGCGCAGGGCCTTGAGCACGCCCAGCGGTGACCAGCTGAACTTGTAGCGGAAGTCATTGGCGATCTTGGGCACGCCACCGCAATAGGAGATGAAGCTGATCTCGTTGCTGGCGTCATAGGCGGCGGAAGCCTTGTAGTCGTCCACCAGCGCATGCGCCATCAGGTGGTCAATGCCGGGATCAAGGCCGACCTCATTGACCAGGGCAACCCCGGCGGCGCGGGCTTTGTCGTTCAGCGCCCGCATTTCGGGTGCGATGTAGGAGGACGAGACAAAATGGGCGCCCTTGGCGATCGCCAGTTCAGCCAGCGGCACATGCCAGTCGCCGGGCAGCATCGAGACGATAACGTCCTTGGCGGTGACCTGAGCGGCCAGGCTGTCGATGTCAAAGGCCTGGATGTTCTTGGTCAGGTCGCCGACGGCCTCTTGGGCCTTGTCGATGGTGCGGTTCCATACCGCAACATCATGTCCTGCCTGCAGCAGGCGGCGAAGGCCGGGGATGGCCGAAAGGCCGGTGCCGCACCAGTGAATGGTCATGAGTATCTCTCCCTCATTTGATTTTTGTAGCTGGGGCAGTGGCGGCGATTGCCGCGACCACTGCTGTTTTTGTCAGTCTTTGGTATGGGTGGCAAAGCTGGCCGCTGCCCGGCCCCAGACCCCGGCCTGCAGATCATCCAGCGTCAGCAGCGACGGCAGCAATTGTGCGCCGTAGTCCTGCGAGCTTTCCACCGGCAGCATCGACGGCAGATTGTCGATCGCCATCACGTCCAGCACCGGGTCAGAGGCTACGCGCAGCGCCGGGGACTCCCAGGTGGTGGCGCGGTCATAGACCGGCACCGGGTTGTAATCGCTGTCCGGGTCGCAGGCAACATCGCCAATGGCGCTGAGCTGGCGTGGCGCATTCAGCGCCTCAAGCGGCACAAACACCG from Parasedimentitalea psychrophila harbors:
- a CDS encoding metal ABC transporter permease, whose protein sequence is MSGEEFVPLSLTPLLIGIFAAVACALPGNFLLLRKQALIGDAISHVVLPGIVVAFLLTGAISAAPMMLGAAGAAVVAVVLIEAIRRLGRIEPGAAMGVVFTTMFAGGVLLLEQTDTSSVHLDVEHALYGNLESLIWLDATGWSSLLDPVALAYLPVELSRMALTLLAVSLFIAVFWRVLKISTFDEGFARTLGIRTNLLGLALVITAAVAAVAAFDAVGSIIVIAMFICPPAAARMMSNQLEGQVAWSVGFAVSSAVLGYVLAGYGPLWLGAQDAISAAGMIATVSGLMLAITARFGPCRNRSGAPVGV
- the mutL gene encoding DNA mismatch repair endonuclease MutL, giving the protein MSIPDPQISDPARPVIRQLDDAAINRIAAGEVVERPASAVKELVENAIDAGATRIGIDIADGGKTLIRVTDDGYGMSPEDLPLALSRHATSKIDGSDLLNIHTFGFRGEALPSLGAVARLSITSRAKGHAAATIRVAGGALEPVRPAALRSGTVVELSDLFYATPARLKFMRSDRAESQAISDVVKRLAMAEPSIGFTLRDVSGGGQGRVTFRADPLSGDLFDALHGRLASVLGREFAENALKIDATRDGIRLFGYAALPTYSRGAAVAQFLFVNSRPVKDKMLQGALRGAYFDFLSRDRHPAAALFLDCDPELVDVNVHPAKSEVRFRDPGIARGLIVSALRHALAEAGHRASTTVGGATLGALRPEPPSASGAPRIYQMDRPSMAARGASYAGQRPADMPPSMGFAELSESYSGQLIDAPGPASPAGEDSAPGAEHLPLGAARGQVHENYIIAQTADGMVIVDQHAAHERLVYEKLKRQMAENGVAAQALLIPEIVELSENDCARLLEVAPELAKFGLGIESFGGSAVAVRETPAILGEVNASAMIRDILDELDDQGSSQLVQAKVEAILSRVACHGSIRSGRRMRGEEMNALLREMEATPHSGQCNHGRPTYVELKLADIERLFGRT
- the rmuC gene encoding DNA recombination protein RmuC — its product is MQIDPTWWPLAALAFAVAAVMFAVLWLMTRKHLPVVDALRHENIELRQACASMQTEVARLPELSGELAALRQLRDGELAARHQAEAEVRALKGEHEARLEELRRMNQQLEHKFAAMASGVLKQNSENFLTLVSERFKTHSQTADADLAKRHAAIEGLVKPLDEKLGQFGDRIKEIEQARTEAYGAIREQVKALTEGQAALGGETRKLVQALRAPKTRGRWGEMQLRQVFDMAGMSEHVDYDLEKSLGTDDGLRRPDAIVRIPGGKSIVVDAKTPLDGYLDALEAETPEQQQECLLRHARHVRTHVKQLASKAYQSALGETPDFVVMFIPGETFVSAAAEVDPGLIEYAFEHKVLIATPTTLMALVKSIAYGWQQEKMAENALQVQETAKELYQRLVTFSANLASVGRALSSSVSSYNKAVGSLEARVLPSARKFEAMGVVAKGSELATPAQVESDTRRVTDLLGSE
- a CDS encoding adenylate/guanylate cyclase domain-containing protein, with the protein product MSILARDNSLLKQAEVEAEQVVSLLRIAVALGLIGMFILAVGGSEVAPEQYLRRRWLFGLVTIISYLLVGVISLWMARSGRIRSWMVWPLVTLDCLFMLANTWAGLENTGLPGELTFILPPTWLVPAIFGFTVLRFNPFLQAYCVAVIAAGLAALSLWQPQEVTPFVVERARDLLSGPPNVIRITMIVLGGLVLVVAAWRMRRLLHRSITEAQQKANLTRYLPAQLTARLAESGLEELRRGNRQDMAVLFIDIRGFTRWSQGRDPHQVGSYITDFRSRVQGCTDTHGGMIDKFIGDAAMVLFEGDNAAVRAVDCATGLAASIAEWSDARLAAGDEAVFVGIGLHWGEVFSGVVGDPQRLEYTVFGDTVNIAARLEQLTKQEQQGIIVSAAVLQAASVAPASQGWNPLPAAELRGRSGGIEIFGRR
- a CDS encoding DUF3775 domain-containing protein, encoding MLEISTRKIAQVAMMGRELHRSEGELRAFIDRLNEDEQAELVAIMWIGRESFFVEDLAEAIMTAKRDASTPCADYLLGTPHLSDHLENGLDALGISAQAVEDDLM
- a CDS encoding saccharopine dehydrogenase family protein produces the protein MTIHWCGTGLSAIPGLRRLLQAGHDVAVWNRTIDKAQEAVGDLTKNIQAFDIDSLAAQVTAKDVIVSMLPGDWHVPLAELAIAKGAHFVSSSYIAPEMRALNDKARAAGVALVNEVGLDPGIDHLMAHALVDDYKASAAYDASNEISFISYCGGVPKIANDFRYKFSWSPLGVLKALRSPSRSIRDHKTLDTARPWDAISSYTAPLPTPESFEVYPNRDSLPFMQQYEFGDDWSVKNFVRGTLRLNGWTQAWDGVFKEVETLSGPEGDARLKDMSDQFWQDHSYDEGEPDRVVLCVDLKAEKDGAEVWHKSYVMDAWGDENGTAMARLVSVPVSLAIEAAMTGQITAGVHAAPSDPKLVANWMSEIDKLAQHLALTDQLA